TGTCAGAATCTCCAGGGGAGGTCACTATAATTTTCTCTATCTTTTTTGAGCATCGGATCTATAATGAAAGTtttctatggaaaaaaaaaattataatggaAGTTTTGATTGCCCTTTTTTATTGTTGATGTTGCCGTAACCAATTGGGTTAgggtttcaccaaaaaaaaaaaacagtttggttagggttgaaaatctTGTAAATTATGATCTTTAGGCTGGCTAGGTCATACAAACGAGTCCAGATCCTCTACCCATGTAAGCGAGATTGTATTTCGTTGGTAACTACCCATGTGGAGAGGATCCCATATGAGTAGAGAATCTAAACCCTATATCTACCCCTTTTCACCTTAAATGGCAAGAAGTGGAATAGATGTTGACACCTAAAAGATGAACATGATGATCCATTCTTCCTCCgcttcatatttttatttattttatttattttttattattttttacaaCGGGTAAgtaggacttttttttttggtgcaagagTAGGACTATCAATGACTAATCTTCCCCTAGCAGTATTCCTATTCTCAATCATTATACGCAGGCTTTGTTTTGTGAGGGAGCACGTATAATCTCCAAATTCAAATGCTCGTCTGTCCGCTCTAAGGAAAATTACTTTATTACTCAAAAGCTTGATCAACAcaaatttattattttgaattaaTTCAACAAGTATATTTGATTAAAATCTATATCAGATCAAAGCAAAGGAAgtatttcctcttttctccattttttaatCTTATCTTTAAGGTTCTTTTTGTTTTacggaaaaaaatggaaaagataaaaatgaGTGGAAAACTCGTAATTGTTTCCAACAAACTACAAATATGAGTATTTGGATTAGTGGAATGGAAAACTTGCCAGATAAGTTCATTAAATGTAATTATTGTTGTCTATAATTTGAcattatttatgaaaattttgatattgtgtctatctctttcctcctcatatatcctctatttttcattcaatttcatcccatttccactctctctttctcacgcCAAATTCAATCTCACGAAAAATTATATATtccactattttttttcccttcctttttcttgtcaacccaacccacaatATGTGGGAACCATCTTTCACAATTTAGAAATCTGTTTTTGGGACCCATGCTcaaacaaacggggcctaaCAAGTTCGAAATCCATATTTAATTGTATATTCCGGATCACCCTCATTCTGAAAATGTGTTTTGTATACTTGGGTCGGAACGTACCCTATCCCTAAATAACATCCGATGATGTTAATTGGTTTGATTCAAGTATGAAGGGCAGAAACCAAGATCGAACCATTTATTTAATAGTTCCAATATctcaaattgaaatcaattaaTAAACAGTTTTTGTTAAACGTTTTAAcgggttttgattttaatttgtttcGTATTAGAGTTATCAAtttggctgtgtttggtaatatTTCAGAAAAACGTTTTtgaagttttttcgttctagaagaacgaaaaaacggaataaagcttttgatgcatttatggtgttttaagttttttctttttctcttaaaaaaaagtgaaaaaaaaattaaaaaaagatagAAACGACAATTGACGGAACAACAAAAGGCAGTTCTGTCTTTTCAGTTtcattccagaaaaaaaaaaaagtgttttgacatagaaactgaaatttctgtttttgacacgaaacgtcatttcttgaacagaaacgttaccaaacgcagcctttgATTTATAATTCTAAACCTAATTGGGAACCAACCTATTTTTGAACCAATAAAGAACATGATGCTTGCGGAATCAAACCAGTAGTGACTTAAGAAAGAATAAAAGTTTAAATTACTTTAAATAGTGCaaattcaatataaaataccAGAGAACGTATAAAGAATGCTAGGACTAACTACGTTTTTAATCGATTCGATAGTatattggttctttttttttttttttttttttttttttttttgtaacagggtaattttattaagaaggaaaaaacatccaaataggagaggaaaaaagaaaaatacggCTGAAGCCACTAGGCCAACTTGCTGTCTTCACCTTCGGCAaagccatcagcagagaaagcaagcgAGCGTCCTAGCATAATCTAAATCTGTGCATATTCGCACCATCATTCTCAAGCTCTGCTACAATGCGATTAGGAAATACCATCGAAATCTCAGACAGTCCAGCTTTAGAGGCCTTTTTAGCTAGAAAATCTGCAATGGGGTTAGCTTCTTGAAAgcagtgagttattttccaagaaatggattccaaataatgaagaaaagaaatccaTTTTTGGAAAGCAAACCAGGGGATCTGCCTTCGTTGAATCACAGACACCACAGACGCCGAGTCTGATTCTATCCACACACGTGTCGCATTATGAGCCTGCGCCATTGAAATCCCTTCCAATACCGCTTCAAACTCAGCCTCATATATCTTCTTAATACCCAagaaaatgctaaaagagtcaCAAACCTGGCCTTCACTGTTTCACAGCACACCACCTGCTCCAACTTTACCAGGGTTACTCAAGGAATtgccatccacattgatctttatCCAGCTAGGGGCCGGTCTACACCAGTGCACCTCAAGAGGTGGAGAAGAATCTGAGGGACTAATCGATAAACCCAGTTTCCTGCAGCATATAACATCCGAAATTGCCTTAACCTCTTTACATGAACCGCCATGATAGAGAATCAGCTCCTGTCTGatggattcaaaaataaatttagcctGTCTTGCCTTAGTCTCATGccttctttgatttctctcccaccatagATGATAAGTAATTATCAGAACTCCCATCTTCCATGGCTTTTTAACGTTGAGGCCAGTAgctcttctcttccaccatagtAGGAAGCTAGCAATTGACACCTGGTCTTTCCACTGAATcccaaaacaattaaaaaaaatttcccatataGAAATAGAGAAGGGGCACTGAAGAAAAATATGATCGATATTTTCTTTGGCCATCTCACAGAGATGACAACAAGAGTCCAAGTAGACACCTTTGCTTTTAATGATCTTGTCTTTAGGAAGCTTACAGTGAACCAGCCGCCATCCAAAAGTAGAATATCTAGGGGGTAAGTCCTTTTGCCAAATTAACGAGGCCCAGGGCACCTTAGGCGACTCCTTTCTGATGACCTCCCAAGCTGACGCCGTGGAGAAATTCCCCATAGGCGTTAAAGACCAAACGCTTACATCTTCCGTCTGCACACAGGGAATTTTAACCTTTTTTATCTGATTAAAAATCTGCTTAAGCAAAGGAGCATTTACCTCTGGAAGATGCCATTGTCCCTCTCTAATAAAATCTCCCACTGTAGTAGAAGTGATTAGAGAACTGGAATTATCTAAGTTGATCTCCTCCATTATAGATCTctgtccccaccatttatccttccaaaaattagcAAGATGACCATTaccaataatccatctttccTTGCCATCCACAAAactccacattttttttcctaaggcAATTAAGGAGGGGCGACAGCCTCTAAgagttcttccatctttcttgacAAACCTAGCTCTGAGAAGAGAAGCAGCAGCAGATTTCTCCTTTCTCATTTTCCAGACAAGTTTGCAAAGCATGGCCTTGTTAGAATCTCTAAGCCTCCTTATTCCCAGACCCCCTTCCACCTTTAGCTTGCACAAGGTGTCCCACTTGACAGTGATCGACCTCAccgtgtcaatctcccctgtccatataaaattcctcatccatctctccatcagaGAAATGAGGGATgtaggccaccagtaaactgAGAAACTATGGGTAGGCATTCCAGAGATAACCATTTTTACCAATTCCACCCTCCCCGCCATTGACAAGAGTTTGCCTTTCCAACCTGCCAGTCTACTCTTAACCTTGTCCATGATCGGAAACAAGGCCTCcttctttattcttcccttgaaaatttccactccaAGATATTTTGTAGAAAAATTACACACCAAGATGCCCAGAAT
This Macadamia integrifolia cultivar HAES 741 chromosome 10, SCU_Mint_v3, whole genome shotgun sequence DNA region includes the following protein-coding sequences:
- the LOC122092367 gene encoding uncharacterized protein LOC122092367 yields the protein MRRIRNIIRCLKKQDGTIVEGRDQLGDYIVQFYEDFHKAIPTIDHVDLLDSIPTVLQQNDIFFLDSIPDDEEIKKAIWELDPDNSPGLDGFTGVFFRRCWNIVEREEFSGQCMSLEKSKLFLGKIPLARKQCISDILGILVCNFSTKYLGVEIFKGRIKKEALFPIMDKVKSRLAGEIDTVRSITVKWDTLCKLKVEGGLGIRRLRDSNKAMLCKLVWKMRKEKSAAASLLRARFVKKDGRTLRGCRPSLIALGKKMWSFVDGKERWIIGNGHLANFWKDKWWGQRSIMEEINLDNSSSLITSTTVGDFIREGQWHLPEVNAPLLKQIFNQIKKVKIPCVQTEDVSVWSLTPMGNFSTASAWEVIRKESPKWKDQVSIASFLLWWKRRATGLNVKKPWKMGVLIITYHLWWERNQRRHETKARQAKFIFESIRQELILYHGGSCKEVKAISDVICCRKLGLSISPSDSSPPLEVHWCRPAPSWIKINVDGNSLSNPGKVGAGGVL